In Chitinophagaceae bacterium, the sequence CTATCTACCCATTGATCTTCTGTTCCTGGAACTATAATATTTATCAAAGTAGAAACAGAATCAGAAGTATTATTTGAATAGGTATATTTTGCTATTATTTTATGAATACCTGTATCTAAAGCGGGTGTAGTAATAGTGGTCGTTCCATTAGCACAGGTGCTTGTTCCTATTTTTTGATGGTTGTTAGAAGCATCAAAAAATTCTATGATTTTATTTACGACATCATCATTCGTAGGACATCCAATGTTAAAAGTAGGGGTGTTTATGCTAGTAAGATTATCAAAATTATCTCCTGTATCACTTGCTGTGTCTAGGGCAATGGTTATATTTCCCCATACGTTAATAGTTCCATCTTTTCGAAGTACTATATTGTGTTTTTTTCCTAAGGATACCTCCACAATATCAGAAATATTTGAAAACGGGATAGGAAGTGCAGAAGATTTATTTCCCCAAAAAGCGATCCTTTCTGTATCAAAATTTCTTACCTGTACTAAGAATGTGTTGGTAGTATCTGCTGCATTACCAATGCCATTCTTAAATACTCTTACCGTTGCTACAAAAGTAGGATCGTTATTCTCTAAAGAGAGTTCCTTGGGTACAGTAACAACAATTTGAGAGGTTGTTTTGCTCACAATTGTTGCAGATATGTTTCCTATAGAAACACTTATATCTTCTGTAAATGTTCCGCCGCTTATAGTAATATTTTCACCTACTTTTACAGAAGTGGGGGTTACATTATCTAAATAAAAAGAAGGGTTTTGTGCAAAACACACATATCCTCCAAACAGCACAAAATTTAGGATTACAAAATAAATCCCATACGAAAAAAATTTACACTTTGCATTCATGATTCTTTGTTATATAATTGTAATTTAATAAATAAAGGTGGTTTCTAAAAATTGATTTTTATAATTTTGAAATTTAAAAAGTACAGGATACCATTTTATACTCTCTGTATTTCATGGAAAAATATGAAAATATATTTATGTACCATACTTTTTTTAATAGTTCATTTTGTTCGTTTTTTAACTATTGAACACTCATATCCTATTAAATTTGTAATCTTATTTGTTACTTGTTTTCTTATACGTTGCAATCTTCTGAAAAGTTGTTCTCAGCAAAAACAATGCCTTCAAAAAATATTAAAAAAAAGCTGTTTGTTTCTTTTCTGGGAGAATCATTACGAGAGATTCTACCCCTGCAAGAACAGGGGTATAGAGGGCGGAAATCTCCCAAAATATCTACAAAATTTAAAAGGCGTTTTAAAAAAATTATAGAAAAGTATTTTTTTGCTATCGACGGAAAGGCAATACAAAAAAGATTCCTCTTCTCTTGGTTGTGTACCGGTACTTGTGTCAACAAGAGAGAAAGTAGTTATAATCAACAGGAGTTGCAATATTATATTATGTTCCATCTATATCTTTTGTGTTTTATTTTTTGTTATTTCTTAACCTATCTGATGTAAAATTCTAAAATAAAATTTCTTTGAAAAAATATTTAATAAGAGGGGTTCTAAAAATTCAAATCCTAAAAAGTGTATCCCTTAAAAAACCAATAGTTACCAATACTTTTTTTTGAAGAAATCAATTTTTAGAACCCATCTAACTAAAAAAACTTGTTGTTTTTTACAATTTTATAATATAATATTTATTTTTTTATTTCTGATTCTGTATTGTGTATTTTTTTGATTAAAAAAAAAAAAAATATGATTTTATTTAAAAAAGATTACAAATTTAGGGAGAAAGATATCTCAAAAATTTATTGATGCAAATTTTACCCTACAAAAAAGGGCAGATATTTTTTTTCTCTGCCATTCTCGGTATAAAATTAAAAAATTATATTTATTCTTTTATTACTTTTTCTGTTAATAATACTTCCCCTTTTTCTCCATATATTATAATAATATATTCTCGTTTGGATAAAGTTTTCAAATCTACACTCAAACCTAATTCGTAATTCTTAACTCCTAATTGATAATTCTTTCCCGTAATATCATATACTTTCACTGATGAAACCTTTTGAGTCTTATCATACTGAATGGTTATATAATCTTGAGCAGGATTAGGATAGATGCGAATAGCAGGGTTTCTTGTTTCTATCAAAGTGAGTATGGATACACTGCTTATTATAGTGACCGTTTGTAGAATAGTAATATCATTATATTCTGCATTTGCTTTTTGACTTGCGGTAATGACTACGTTTCCAACTGCTATTGCAGTGGCAGTATTTCCCGTGATACTTATTTTATTTGTATCCAATGAAGTAAAAGTTATTGGAACAGGACTATTGGAAGTAGCACTCATTACAAATCTTTCCCCTACGGTCAGATTCGGAATCGCAGCAAAAGTAAGAGTCGGGGTTAAGAAAATAGGATTTGTCACCGTTACGTTTTGAGTAGCAGTAGCAGAATTATATTCTGTATTTGCTTCTTGATTTGCAGTAATAATAACTGTTCCCGATGCTTTTGCAGTAATAGTATTTCCATTGATACTTATTATAGTATTCGATGCAGTAAATGTTATGGGCATGGAACTATGAGAAGTAGCAGTCATTAGATATATTTGTCCTATACTCAGATTAGGAATAGCAGCAAAAGTAATGGTTGTGGTTATTCTATGACCACAACATGCATCTAATATAAGTAGTGTTTGGGAAGTGTGTGCTTCTCCATAACTACTATTTCCTGTATTATAAGCAGTAATATTTACCGTGCCTCCTGCTTTTATAGTAGCTGTATTATTATCAATACTTATACGAGTATTAGAAGCAGAAAATAACACAGGTAATCCCGCAGAAGATGTTGCCGATAATACAAATGGTGTATCTCCAAAAGTTTTATTTGCTAATGTTTCAAAAGTAATACTCTGATATGCTTTTTGAATAGTAAGTATCTGATAAACAGAGTTTGCACTTTCATAATTTTCATTTCCCGTATTGTAAGCAGTAATATTCACTGTGCCTATTCCTCTGAGAGTGACTGTATTAGTATTAATACTTATATGAGTATCAGATGCAGAAAATAAAACTCCTAAACCCGCAGAAGATATTGCTGTTAATACAAATGGTGCATCTCCAAAAGTTCTATCTGGGAGTGAACCAAAACTTATACTCTGAGATCTTTTTTGAATAGTAAGTATTTGTGTTTGAGATGCAAAAGTTACCGTATCATTTTCTATACTATAAGCAGTAATATTCACCGTGCCTCCTGCTTTTATAGTAGCTGTATTATTATCTATACTTATACGAGTATTAGAAGCAGAAAATAACACAGGTAATCCCGCAGAAGATGTTGCCGATAATACAAAAGGAGCATATCCAAAAGTTTTATTTGTGAGTGAATCAAAGCTTATACTCTGAGATCTTTTTTGAATAGTAAGTATCTGAAAAACAGCATTTGCACTTTCATAATTTTCATTTCCCGTTTGATATGCAGTAATATCTACTATTCCTGTTCCTCTGATGCTTACTGTATTAGTATTAATACTTATACGAGTATTAGAAGCAGAAAATAACACAGGTAATCCCGCAGAAGATGTTGCCGATAATACAAATGGTGCATCTCCAAAAGTTCTATCTGGGAGTGAACCAAAACTTATANNNNNNNNNNNNNNNNNNNNNNNNNNNNNNNNNNNNNNNNNNNNNNNNNNNNNNNNNNNNNNNNNNNNNNNNNNNNNNNNNNNNNNNNNNNNNNNNNNNNTAATACAAATGGTGCATCTCCAAAAGTTCTATCTGGGAGTGAACCAAAACTTATACTCTGAGATCTTTTTTGAATAGTAAGTATTTGTGTTTGAGATGCAAAAGTTACCGTATCATTTTCTATACTATAAGCAGTAATATTCACCGTGCCTCCTGCTTTTATAGTAGCTGTATTATTATCTATACTTATACGAGTATTAGAAGCAGAAAATAACACAGGTAATCCCGCAGAAGATGTTGCCGATAATACAAAAGGAGCATATCCAAAAGTTCTATTTCCAATAGATATAAAAATAACTGTCTGTGCTCCCTTTACTCCATTTTGAATATTGGTAATGGTATAGGGACTCGTTATATTGGTAGTACCTATAATATTGGCAGTAAAGTTTACTCCTCCTACGTTAAGAGTAGCTCTCGTCGTATCGGTTCCTCGTATTACATTTGCTACGGTGCTATTAGTTATTATATTTGTAACAGTGGGGACTGTTTGAGTAAAATAGACACCATTGACAGTAATTCTTGCTCCTTTATTAATTTTTGGTAAAGAATCCTTTGTATATGTAAAACCCGGTCCTAATTCTCGGATGCTATCTGTTGCTAATCCTGTAGGGCTTTCCAGAGTGTCAAGAGTAAAACCTCTTAGATATTTAACAGAAACAGAGCCTGTACTATTACCTATTGCTATTTTATTATTATTACTTCTTGCTGTTCCATTTTCTGTTTGGGTAGCATTCTTATTCCAATAGGCATGTCTTATAGTTCCATTCTCATTAATTCCGACTAATCCGCCGGTATAAACTACTCCAGTACCAACCGGAGGAGGATTAGAACCTGAGACATCGCCTGTAGCATAACTTTGGTATATGGATCCTTTATTCTGTCCTGCTAATCCACCGACTCCAAAAGTACCGTCTGTAGTTCCCGTAGCATAGCTTTGGCTTATAGTTCCTCCATTACCTCCCACCAATCCACCTATATAATCAGAAGAACCTGAGACATATCCTCTAGCATTGCTTTGATTTATTGTTCCATAACTATCATTATATCCAACTAATCCGCCAATAAACAAGGCACCTGATGCATTTGCACTACTATAGCTTCGGTGTATTGTTCCATTATTATATCCCACTAATCCACCTATACTTTCAAAACCATGGTTAGATCCTGTAGTATAGCTTTGGCTTATAGTTCCATCATTATATCCCACAAGCCCGCCGACAGTAAAGTTACCTGATACAGATACGTTCCTGATACCTATATTCCTGATAATGCTACTACTTTCTGCAGCTCCGAAAAGACCTGTATCGTCGGTAGATACGTTTATAAAGAGATTATCTATAGTGTATCCATGTCCCTCAAAGGTAGCATTAAAATATACAGTAGAAGTATTTCCAATAGGATTCCATCCATTTCCTGTTTTTTTGGTAAAGGCAGCAAGTTTTCCTGTGGTATCTCTATAAGAAGAGGGACTATTAAAATCCAAACTTCTCGTGAGTTCATACCCATTACAAGTACCTATGCTACAGGTACCGGTGAGGTTATATCTGATGGAGTCCAATTGATTTATGGTGCTTATTTCTATGAGACCGTCACTGTCTCTATCTCTGTATGTTTGGGCGTTGGCAGAGAGTGTTCCACATAATAAGGATATGCAAAATGCAGTAGCTATAGTAATATTCATTGTGTTGG encodes:
- a CDS encoding GLUG motif-containing protein, with protein sequence MNTIYKTAVAVGIFGCVALGIQAKPIENTICAETTLVLKMMEQNHAEIKAELKEFKAEINKRFDEVNKRMDAIEKKVDTIGFYFDMFQYIFIAIVSGLVMSIPVFFKQEIKNFIINLFSPIKNINTMKTKSITNTMNITIATAFCISLLCGTLSANAQTYRDRDSDGLIEISTINQLDSIRYNLTGTCSIGTCNGYELTRSLDFNSPSSYRDTTGKLAAFTKKTGNGWNPIGNTSTVYFNATFEGHGYTIDNLFINVSTDDTGLFGAAESSSIIRNIGIRNVSVSGNFTVGGLVGYNDGTISQSYTTGSNHGFESIGGLVGYNNGTIHRSYSSANASGALFIGGLVGYNDSYGTINQSNARGYVSGSSDYIGGLVGGNGGTISQSYATGTTDGTFGVGGLAGQNKGSIYQSYATGDVSGSNPPPVGTGVVYTGGLVGINENGTIRHAYWNKNATQTENGTARSNNNKIAIGNSTGSVSVKYLRGFTLDTLESPTGLATDSIRELGPGFTYTKDSLPKINKGARITVNGVYFTQTVPTVTNIITNSTVANVIRGTDTTRATLNVGGVNFTANIIGTTNITSPYTITNIQNGVKGAQTVIFISIGNRTFGYAPFVLSATSSAGLPVLFSASNTRISIDNNTATIKAGGTVNITAYSIENDTVTFASQTQILTIQKRSQSISFGSLPDRTFGDAPFVL
- a CDS encoding T9SS type A sorting domain-containing protein, whose protein sequence is ISFGSLPDRTFGDAPFVLSATSSAGLPVLFSASNTRISINTNTVSIRGTGIVDITAYQTGNENYESANAVFQILTIQKRSQSISFDSLTNKTFGYAPFVLSATSSAGLPVLFSASNTRISIDNNTATIKAGGTVNITAYSIENDTVTFASQTQILTIQKRSQSISFGSLPDRTFGDAPFVLTAISSAGLGVLFSASDTHISINTNTVTLRGIGTVNITAYNTGNENYESANSVYQILTIQKAYQSITFETLANKTFGDTPFVLSATSSAGLPVLFSASNTRISIDNNTATIKAGGTVNITAYNTGNSSYGEAHTSQTLLILDACCGHRITTTITFAAIPNLSIGQIYLMTATSHSSMPITFTASNTIISINGNTITAKASGTVIITANQEANTEYNSATATQNVTVTNPIFLTPTLTFAAIPNLTVGERFVMSATSNSPVPITFTSLDTNKISITGNTATAIAVGNVVITASQKANAEYNDITILQTVTIISSVSILTLIETRNPAIRIYPNPAQDYITIQYDKTQKVSSVKVYDITGKNYQLGVKNYELGLSVDLKTLSKREYIIIIYGEKGEVLLTEKVIKE